A stretch of DNA from Cellulomonas fengjieae:
GTCGACGAGCAGGTCGTAGCCACGCACCAGCGCGACGCCGGTCTCGTCGCACGAGGTCTCGATCCCGAGGACGAGGGGGGCTGCCATGGGCACCAGGATAGGCGGCCGGCCACCTGTGACGAGCGCCACCTCGTTGCTCGGAACAACTATGGTTAGTTGATCGTTCAATCAGCCATGACGACTGACACGCCCGTCCGCGACGGCCTCGACTTCCCCCTCCCCGGTCTGGCCATCGGAGACGACGTCGCCGACCTGCTGTTCCGGGAGGCGCGCTCCGCCGCCGCCTTCACGTCCGCCGACGTGAGCGACGAGCAGCTCGCAGCCGTCTACGACCTCGTCAAGTGGGGCCCCACGGCCCTGAACACCGTCCCGCTGCGCCTGCTCGTGGTGCGGACGCCCGAGGCCCGTCAGCGCCTCGCGGCGCACATGTCCGACGGCAACCGCGACCGCGTCCTGGCCGCCCCGGTGACGCTCGTCGTGGCCGCCGACACCGGCTTCCACCGGCACCTCCCGACGCTGGCACCGCACATGACCGCGTTCGCCGACGTGCTCGAGGGTCAGCCCGAGCAGCGCGACTCGATGGCGCGGACCAACGCGCTCATCCAGGTGGGCTACCTGGTCATCGGCCTGCGCGCGGCCGGGCTGGCCGCCGGTCCGATGGGCGGCATGGAGGCCCAGGCGATCGACGACGAGTTCTTCGCCGAGAACGGCTGGAAGTCGCTCATGGTCATCAACGTCGGGCACGTCGAGGGCGAGGGCACGCACCGTCCCCGCGGCGAGCGGCTCAGCTACGCCCAGGCGTCCCTGACCGTCTGACGCGCCACCCCGAGGCCGCGGTCCCCTACCCGGGGGTCGCGGCCCGCGTCGTCCCGGTCGCCACCGGGCGCTCGGGGTCGTTCGACCACTGGGACCACGATCCCGGGTACAGCGCCGCCTCGACGCCGATCGAGGCCAGCGCGGCGATCTCGTGCGCCGCCGTCACGCCGGACCCGCAGTACACGGCCACCGGACCGGCCACGTCGAACCGCGCGCGCAGCGCCTCGTCCGTGAGGAAGCGACCGTCCGCGGTCAGGTTCCCCGCGGTGGGCACCGACAGCGCCCCGGGGATGTGCCCGGCACGCGGGTCGATCGGCTCGACCTCCCCCGCGTACCGCTCGGCCGCCCGGGCGTCGAGCAGCGCACCGCGCCACGCCGCCGCCTCGTCCGCGTCGATCGTCGGCAGGTGTCCCGCCACCAGGACGACGTCGCCGCCCTCCGCGGTCACGCCGCCCGCCTCGACCGGCAGGCCCGCGGCGGTCCAGGCGGCGATCCCGCCGTCGAGCAGCCGCACGTCCCGCACCCCCGCCCAGCGCAGCAGCCACCACGCCCGGGCGGCCGACATGCCCCCGACGGCGTCGTAGGCCACGACGGGGCGGTCGTCCCGCACGCCCCACCGGCGGGCCGACGCCTCGAGCGCGGCGAGGTCCGGGAGCGGGTGCCGCCCGTCCTGAGGCGTCGGGGGCGCCGCGAGCTCCGTCTCGAGGTCCACGTAGACCGCACCGGGCAGATGGGCCGCGAGGTAGTCGTCGTGGCCGTCGCTCCGGCCGAGCGCCCAGCGCACGTCGAGGAGCACCGGCCGCTCGTCGCCCGCGAGGGCGGCGGCGAGCTCGTCGACGGTCACGAGCACCTGCGTCCGCGTCATGCCGCTCCGTCCCCTCGCAGGTCCAGCCGCATCGTCCACGCGTCGATGTTGCCGGGCTGGTAGTACGCCCGGCGCTTGCCGAGCCGCTCGAAGCCCAGGCTCTCGTACAGGTGGATCGCGGCATCGTTGTCCACCCTGACCTCGAGCAGCACCACGGCCGCCCCGACGGACCTGGCGTGCGCCAGCAGGTTCTCCAGCATCCGCCGGCCGAGCCCGCGGCCCTGGAACCGCTCGTCGGTCCCGACGGTCATCACCTGGGCGTCGTACCCGTCGAACCACAGCCCCGCGTAGCCGACGAGCTCGCCCTGCACGGTCGCACCGACGTACCAGCGCCCGGGGCCGACGATCTCGGCGGCGAGCGACTCCGGCGACCAGGCGGCAGCACCGAAGAGCGCGACCTCCATGCGCTCGAGGTCGGGCAGGTCGTCGGCCGTGAGGGCACGGACGACGACGTCGTCGACCGCCGCGCTCATCCGAGCACGCGCTTGCGGGCGGGCTGCGGCACGGCGTCGGGACGGCGCAGGTAGAGCGGCTCGGTGCCGAGCGCCTGACCGGCCGCCCGCCGCGTCAGGGCAAGGCGGGCGAGCTCGGCCGGGTCGGGGTCGAGGAGGCCGAGCGCCTCCAGGTCCACGTCGGCCGAGCCGGTGCCTCCCCGCAGCACGTCGGCGTACAGGAGCGCCCCGCGCCCGGTGGCGACGGCCCCCGCCGCGCGCGGGTCGGCGGCGACCTCGGCCGCGGCGGCGACCTCGGGGCCCGCAAGCACCTCGATCCCGTGCTCGGAGGTCCGGTACAGCGACCAGTAGACCTCTCGCCGCCGGGCGTCGGTGGCGACCAGCACGTCGGTGCCCGTCTGCAGCACGCGTCCGGCCCGGGCGGCGACGGCGTCCAGGCTCGGGACGCCGAGGACGGGGACGGCGAGCGCCAGCGCGAGCGTGCGCGCGGTGACGAGCCCGACGCGCAGCCCGGTGAACGGCGCGGGCCCGGTGCCGACGACGACCGACGTGAGCTCGCGGCGGTCCACCCCCGCCTCGGCGAGGACGGCGGCGACCATCGGCGTCAGGAGCTCGGCGTGCCGGCGCTGCTGCGCGTCCGACCGCTCGGCGAGCAGCGCCCCGGTGTCGTCGGTGAGCGCCACGGCGACGGCGGCGGAGGTGTCGAGAGCGAGAACGGGCACGGGGGTCAGCCTGCCACCGGGTCGGCGTCGGGCAGGTCGACGTCCGCCCAGCGTGCGCCGACGGCCCGCACGGTGACCACCCGCTCGCCCGTCGCGGCGTCCTCCAGGGAGTCCTCGGACACCGCCCCGCGCGGGCGCTCCAGGGTGATCTCGAGACGGTCCTGCGCGAGCCCTTCGACCCACCCCTCGCCCCATTCGACGACGGTGACGGCCTCGTCCAGGCTCGCGTCGAGGTCGAGGGCGTCCACCTCCTCGAGGGAGCCGAGCCGGTAGGCGTCCACGTGCACCAGCGTCGGCCCGCGCGACCCGTCCGGTCGCGCGACCGGCGGGTGCTCCCGCGCGATGATGAACGTCGGCGAGGCCACCTGGCCGCGCACGTGCAGGCCCGCGCCGATGCCCTGCGTGAGCGTCGTCTTGCCCGCGCCCAGGTCCCCGGTGAGCACCACGAGGTCGCCCGCGCGCAGGACCCGGGCGAGCACGCGGCCGTAGGCCCGGGTGGCGTCGGCATCCGGGAGCCGGACGGTGACGGTCACGGGGCGACCACCTCGCTGTCGACGTGCACCCGGGGCACCCGTGCACCGATCCGCGTGACGATCTCGTAGGAGATGGTGCCTGCGGACTCCGCCCAGTCCTGGGCGGTCGGTCCCCCGTCACGCCCGGTCCCGAACAGCTCGACCCGGTCACCCTCGCGCTCCGTGGCGCCCGGGCCCAGGTCCAGCACCACCTGGTCCATGCAGACCCGCCCCGCCACGCCGACCGTCCGGTCGCCCACCCGCACCGGCCCACCCGGCCGCTCGACGGTGCCGGACGCGTGCCGCGGGATGCCGTCCGCGTACCCGAGCGGTACGAGCCCGAGCACGGTGTCCCGCGACGTGACGTACTGGTGGGCGTAGGACACACCCGAGCCGCCCGGGACGGCCTTGACGTTGGCCAGCTCGGCCTCGAGCGTCATCGCGGGCACCAGCCCGAAGTCCTCGCTGGCGCCCAGCTGGGGCACCGGCGACAGCCCGTAGACCGCCACCCCCGGGCGCACCAGGTCGTAGTGCGCCGACGGGGTGGTCAGCGTGGCCGCGGAGTTGGCCAGGTGCCGGACCTCGAGGACGACGCCGGCGCCCTCCACCGTGCGCAGCGCCTCGGCGAACACCTCGCCCTGGCGGACGACCGTCGGGTGCTCGGGCTCGTCGGCGAAGGCGAAGTGGCTCCACAGCCCGACGACCTCCACCGCGCCCTCCGCGCGCAGGCGCAGGACCTCCGGCAGGATCGCCGCCAGGTCCGCCGGGGTCAGTCCGTTGCGGCTCAGGCCCGTGTCGACCTTCAGGTGGGCGCGGGCCGGACGGCCCGCCGCACGGGCGGCCGCGGCGAGCTCGTCGAGCGCCCACCGGGCGGACACGGAGACGTCCACGTCCGCCTCGACGGCGTCGCGCAGCGGCGCGCCCGGGGCGTACAGCCACGTGAGGACCCGGGGCCCGACGACGCCGCCGCGGCGCAGCGCGAGGGCCTCCTCGACCTGTGCGGCGCCCAGCCAAGTGGCGCCCCCGGCGACCGCGGCGGCGGCCGTCGGCAGCAGGCCGTGGCCGTAGCCGTCCGCCTTGACGACCGCCATCACCTGCGCGGTCGGTGCGTGGGCGGCCAGTGACCGGACGTTGGCGCGGATGGCCGCGAGGTCCACGACGGCGCGTGCGGGGAACGAGCTCACGGCGACCATTCTCCCACCGCGGGTCATCCGATCGGCACGACGACGTCCGCACGCCCGGCGGTCGCCGCGACCAGCCGGGCGTTGGCCTCGTCGGGACCGTAGGACCAGGCGCGCGCCGCGTCAGGCGTCTTGCCGAACGCCTCGTGCCGGGCCACCAGCCGGGCCAGCCGCACGTCGTCGTCGGGCGCCAGGAACCACGACTCGTCCAGCAGCCCCGCCACCGGGCCGAACCCGTGGTCGTCGAGCAGCAGGTAGTTCCCCTCGACGACCACCAGCCGGACGTCCGGTCCCACCGCGATGGCCCCGGCCACGGCGTTCCGCAGGTCGCGGCGGTACTCGGGTGCGTAGACGGTCCGTACCGGGCTGCGCAGCCGGGTCAGGAGCGCGACGAAGCCGTCGGCGTCGAACGTGTCCGGCGCCCCCTTGCGACCGGCCCGCCCGAGGCGTTCGAGCTGCGACTGCGCCAGGTGGAAGCCGTCCATCGGGACGACGACCGCTCCGGGCCCCACGGCGCCCACCACCCGCTCGGCCAGGGTCGACTTGCCGGCTCCCGGCGCACCGGTGATCCCGAGGATCCGCCGCGGTCCGCACGCCAGGGCCTGCACGCGAGCGGCGAGGTCAGGGGTCAGCGTCATGCGCCCAGCAGCTCGGCGATCGTGCCCGGCAGCGCGTCCGCGACCGCTTGCGCCGCGACGGGACCGCCGGGGTTGGCCCGGTGCGCCGCGCGTCCGTGCACGAGCGCGGCGGCCGCCGCGAGCGCCGCGGCGAGCGACGGGTCCTCCTGCACCGCCTGGGCACGGCCGGCCAGGAGAGCCCCGAGCAGCCCGGCGAGGACGTCCCCGGCGCCCGCGGTCGCCAGCCACGGGGGCGCATCGGCCTGGGCGTACACCGCTCCCCGGGCACCGACGACGACCGTCACGGACCCCTTGAGCAGCACCGTCGCTCCCGTGAGCTCGTGGGCCCGGCGCGCCCAGCGCAGCGGTTCGGCCTCGACGTCGGCCCGGTCCACCGCCTCGCCCCGCTGGCCGAGCAAGCGCGCCAGCTCACCCGCGTGCGGCGTGATCACCGCGTGCGGACCGACGTGCGGGGGGAGCAGGTCGAGCGCGCCGGCATCGACCACCGCCGGCTCGCCACGCTCCCGGACGTGCTGGACGGCGTACTCGATGCGGCGCCGTTGCCCCGCGTCGTCCGGTGACACCCCGGGACCGAAGACCCAGGCCTGCACGCGTCCGTGGCCCACGACGACCTCGGGGTGCGCGGCGACGACCAGGTCCGCGACGTCACCCAGGTAGCGGACCATCCCGACGCCCGCCCGGACCGCACCGCTCGTCGTGAGCACGGCCGCACCGGCGTACGCCCGCGAACCGGCCACCACCCCCACCACGCCGCGCGTGTACTTGTGCGCGTCGGGCGCGGGCACGGGCCACAGGTCCGCGACGTCGGCCGCCTCGAGCCGCACCACGGCCGGCGCGCCGGCAGGCTCCAGTCCGAGGTCCACGTGCTCGACACGCCCGGCCGCGCGCGCGCCGGGCGGGAGCACGAGGCCTGGCTTGAGCGTGCCGAAGGACACGGTGAGGTCCGCGTCGAGCACCACGCCCTCGCGGCGCCCGTCGTCCACCCCCAGGCCGGACGGCACGTCGACGGCCACGACGTAGGGTCGCCCGCGCTGCACGATGGCCTCGACCAGGGCGCCCGCCGCCCCCCGCAGCCCGGACCCGTCGGACCCGATGCCGAGCACGCCGTCCAGCACCAGGTCGGCGCCGACCGCGAGCGCGGCGGCGTCCTCGAGGCGCTCCAGGCGCAGCACCCGCCCGCCGGCCGCCCGCAACGCCGTCAGGCCGCCCTGGTGCACGCGGTCCGCGGTCAGCACGGCGTGCACCTCGACGCCCCTCCTGGCCAGCAGGGCGCCCGCGTGCAGCGCGTCGCCACCGTTGTTGCCGGGCCCCACGAGCACGACGACCCGCGCACCGGTCAGCGTGCCGCGCCGGTCGCGCAGGGCGTCGGCCACCCAGACGTGCAGGGCGAACGCGGCGCGTCCCATCAGCGGGACGCCGGCCGCGAGGAGCGGCTCCTCGGCGGCTCGCACCTGCGCGGAGGTCCAGGTCTGCAGCACGTTCCTCATCCTTGCCGGTGGACCGCCTTCGCGCCCGGGTTCGCCGTGCGCCCGGACGGTTGTATCGATTCGACCGCTGCGGCGGCGATCACACCCGGGCGCAGGTAGCGTGCCCTCATGCGCTTCGGACTCTTCATCCCCCAGGGCTGGCGGCAGGATCTCACCGGCATCGCCCCCCGCGACCACTGGCAGACCATGAGCGGCCTTGCCACCCACGCCGACCAGGGCGACTCGTTCGAGTCGATCTGGGTCTACGACCACTTCCACGCGGTGCCTGAGCCCAACGGCGAGGCGACCCACGAGGCGTGGAGCCTCATCAACGCGTTCGCCGCGACGACCAGCCGCGTCCGGCTGGGGCAGATGTGCACCTGCATGGCGTACCGCAACCCGGCCTACCTGGCCAAGGTCGCCACGACGGCCGACATCATCTCGGGCGGCCGTGTCGAGATGGGCATCGGCGCCGGCTGGTACGAGCACGAGTGGCGGGCGTACGGCTACGGGTTCCCGTCCGCCGGCCAGCGGATCGCCATGCTCGACGAGGGCGTGCAGATCTTCAAGCAGATGTGGACCAACGGCACCGCGACCCTGGACGGCGCGCACTACCAGGTCGACGGCGCCCAGCTGTCCCCGCTGCCGCTGCAGGTCGACGGGCCGCCGCTGTGGATCGCGGGCGGCGGTGAGAAGAAGACGCTGCGCATCGCCGCCGAGCACGCGGCGTACACCAACTTCGACGGCTCGCCGGAGGGCTTCGCCCACAAGTCGCAGGTCCTGCGCGGGCACTGCGAGGCCATCGGACGACCGTTCGAGGAGATCACCCGGTCTGCCAACTACAACGTGGTCATCGGCGCCACCGAGGCCGAGGTCGACGACCGCATCGCCTGGGTCGAGGAGCACCTGAGCAACACGGTCCCCGAGAAGGCGGCCGAGGTGGCCGAGGACTTCCGCAACGGGCCGCTGGTCGGCACGCCCGAGCAGATCGTGGACAAGCTCCGCGAGCTCGAGAAGCTGGGCATGACGTACGCCATCACGTACTTCGCCGAGGCCGCCTACGACCGCTCGGGCATCGAGCTGTTCGAGAACGAGGTCGTCCCCGCGCTGCGCTGAGGCTCAGTCGCGCTCGGCGACCACCATGGCGGACGCGATTCCGGCGTCGTGGGAGATGGACAGGTGGAACCGGTCCACGCCGAGCGCGGCCGCCGCGGCGGCGACCGTGCCGACGACCTCGACCACCGGCTGCGCGCCCGCCACGCGGCGCACGGTCGCGTCCTGCCAGCTCATGCCCGCCGGCGCGCCCAGCGCCTTGGCGATCGCCTCCTTGGCCGCGAACCGCGCGGCGAGCGACGTCTCGGGCATCTCCCGCTCCTCGGGCGTGAAGAGCCGAGCACGCAGCGCGGGTACCCGGTGCAGCGTGTCGACGAACCGGGCGACGTCGACGACGTCGATCCCGACGCCGACGATCACGCTGCGCTCATCCGGCGCTCACCCGGCGCTCGGGCGGGTAGCCGTCACTCGACGGTGACGGACTTGGCGAGGTTGCGCGGCTGGTCCACGTCGAGCCCCTTGGCCGTGGCCAGCTCGCATGCGAAGACCTGCAGCGGCACCACGGTGAGCAGCGGGGCCAGCAGCGTCGGAGCGCGCGGCACGAAGAAGACCTCGTCGGCGTAGGCCAGCACCTCCGTGTCGCCGTCCTCCGCGATCACCAGGGTGCGGGCACCGCGGGCGCGGATCTCCTGGATGTTGGAGACGACCTTCGAGTGCAGCGAGTCGCGCCCCTGCGGGGACGGCACGACGACGAAGACCGCCTGCCCCTCCTCGATGAGCGCGATCGGCCCGTGCTTGAGCTCACCGGCGGCGAAGCCCTCGGCGTGGATGTACGCGAGCTCCTTGAGCTTGAGCGCGCCCTCCATCGCGACCGGGTAGCCGACGTGCCGACCGAGGAAGAGGACCGACTGCGTGTCCACCATCGACCGGGCGGTCGCGCGCACCCGGTCGGCGCGGTCGAGCACCTGCTGGATCTTGTCCGGCATGTCGCGCAGCTCGGACAGGATCGTGCCGACCTCGTCCGCGAACTTGTTGCCCCGCAGCTGCGCCAGGTACAGGCCGAGCAGGTAGGCGGCGGTGATCTGCGCGAGGAACGCCTTGGTGGACGCCACCGCGATCTCCGGCCCGGCGTGCGTGTACAGGACGGCGTCGGACTCGCGCGGGATCGTCGACCCGTGCGCGTTGACCAGCGCCAGCACCTTGGAACCCTGCTCGCGCGCGTGCCGGGCGGCCATGAGCGTGTCCATCGTCTCGCCCGACTGCGAGATCGCGACCACGAGCGTGCGCTCGTTGACCACCGGGTCGCGGTACCGGAACTCGTGGGACAGCTCGACCTCCACCGGGATGCGGCACCAGTGCTCGATCGCGTACTTCGCCACGTGGCCGGCGTAGGCGGACGTGCCGCAGGCGATGACGACGATCTTGTCCACCGACCGCAGCACGGACTCGTCGATCCGGATCTCGTCCAGCACCAGCCGACCGCGCGCGTCGGTGCGCCCGAGCAGCGTGTCCGCGACGGCCTGCGGCTGGTCGTGGATCTCCTTGTCCATGAAGGACGCGAAGCCACCCTTCTCGGCGGCGGCGGCGTCCCAGTCGACGGTGTACCGGCGCGGCTCGGCCGGGCGGCCGTCGAAGTCGGTGACCGACACCGAGTCCGGCGTGATGGTCACCACCTGGTCCTGCCCCAGCTCGAGCGCGTCGCGTGTGTGGGAGATGAACGCCGCGACGTCGGAGCCGAGGAAGTTCTCCCCCTCGCCGAGCCCGACCACCAGCGGCGAGTCGTGCCGGGCACCCACGACGACGTCCGGGGCGTCCTGGTGCACCGCGAGCAGCGTGAACGTGCCCTGCAGCGTCCGCGCGACCGCGGTCATCGCGGCCGTGAGGTCCCCCGTGCTCTCGTAGGCCCGCGCGATGAGCTGCGCGGCGACCTCGGTATCGGTCTCGGAGGTGAACCGGACCCCGTCGGCCTCGAGGTCGGCCTTCAGCCCGGCGAAGTTCTCGACGATCCCGTTGTGGATCACGGCGAGCTTGCCGGCCACGTGCGGGTGCGCGTTGACGTCGGTCGGACCGCCGTGGGTTGCCCAGCGCGTG
This window harbors:
- a CDS encoding nucleoside/nucleotide kinase family protein, translating into MTLTPDLAARVQALACGPRRILGITGAPGAGKSTLAERVVGAVGPGAVVVPMDGFHLAQSQLERLGRAGRKGAPDTFDADGFVALLTRLRSPVRTVYAPEYRRDLRNAVAGAIAVGPDVRLVVVEGNYLLLDDHGFGPVAGLLDESWFLAPDDDVRLARLVARHEAFGKTPDAARAWSYGPDEANARLVAATAGRADVVVPIG
- the tsaE gene encoding tRNA (adenosine(37)-N6)-threonylcarbamoyltransferase complex ATPase subunit type 1 TsaE; protein product: MTVTVRLPDADATRAYGRVLARVLRAGDLVVLTGDLGAGKTTLTQGIGAGLHVRGQVASPTFIIAREHPPVARPDGSRGPTLVHVDAYRLGSLEEVDALDLDASLDEAVTVVEWGEGWVEGLAQDRLEITLERPRGAVSEDSLEDAATGERVVTVRAVGARWADVDLPDADPVAG
- a CDS encoding malonic semialdehyde reductase encodes the protein MTTDTPVRDGLDFPLPGLAIGDDVADLLFREARSAAAFTSADVSDEQLAAVYDLVKWGPTALNTVPLRLLVVRTPEARQRLAAHMSDGNRDRVLAAPVTLVVAADTGFHRHLPTLAPHMTAFADVLEGQPEQRDSMARTNALIQVGYLVIGLRAAGLAAGPMGGMEAQAIDDEFFAENGWKSLMVINVGHVEGEGTHRPRGERLSYAQASLTV
- a CDS encoding holo-ACP synthase, encoding MIVGVGIDVVDVARFVDTLHRVPALRARLFTPEEREMPETSLAARFAAKEAIAKALGAPAGMSWQDATVRRVAGAQPVVEVVGTVAAAAAALGVDRFHLSISHDAGIASAMVVAERD
- a CDS encoding bifunctional ADP-dependent NAD(P)H-hydrate dehydratase/NAD(P)H-hydrate epimerase, with protein sequence MRNVLQTWTSAQVRAAEEPLLAAGVPLMGRAAFALHVWVADALRDRRGTLTGARVVVLVGPGNNGGDALHAGALLARRGVEVHAVLTADRVHQGGLTALRAAGGRVLRLERLEDAAALAVGADLVLDGVLGIGSDGSGLRGAAGALVEAIVQRGRPYVVAVDVPSGLGVDDGRREGVVLDADLTVSFGTLKPGLVLPPGARAAGRVEHVDLGLEPAGAPAVVRLEAADVADLWPVPAPDAHKYTRGVVGVVAGSRAYAGAAVLTTSGAVRAGVGMVRYLGDVADLVVAAHPEVVVGHGRVQAWVFGPGVSPDDAGQRRRIEYAVQHVRERGEPAVVDAGALDLLPPHVGPHAVITPHAGELARLLGQRGEAVDRADVEAEPLRWARRAHELTGATVLLKGSVTVVVGARGAVYAQADAPPWLATAGAGDVLAGLLGALLAGRAQAVQEDPSLAAALAAAAALVHGRAAHRANPGGPVAAQAVADALPGTIAELLGA
- the glmS gene encoding glutamine--fructose-6-phosphate transaminase (isomerizing), with the translated sequence MCGIVGYVGSQSASDRPLDVVLEGLRRLEYRGYDSAGVALVGPQGPLAVAKKAGKLANLVEELDLHPLPPSTAAIGHTRWATHGGPTDVNAHPHVAGKLAVIHNGIVENFAGLKADLEADGVRFTSETDTEVAAQLIARAYESTGDLTAAMTAVARTLQGTFTLLAVHQDAPDVVVGARHDSPLVVGLGEGENFLGSDVAAFISHTRDALELGQDQVVTITPDSVSVTDFDGRPAEPRRYTVDWDAAAAEKGGFASFMDKEIHDQPQAVADTLLGRTDARGRLVLDEIRIDESVLRSVDKIVVIACGTSAYAGHVAKYAIEHWCRIPVEVELSHEFRYRDPVVNERTLVVAISQSGETMDTLMAARHAREQGSKVLALVNAHGSTIPRESDAVLYTHAGPEIAVASTKAFLAQITAAYLLGLYLAQLRGNKFADEVGTILSELRDMPDKIQQVLDRADRVRATARSMVDTQSVLFLGRHVGYPVAMEGALKLKELAYIHAEGFAAGELKHGPIALIEEGQAVFVVVPSPQGRDSLHSKVVSNIQEIRARGARTLVIAEDGDTEVLAYADEVFFVPRAPTLLAPLLTVVPLQVFACELATAKGLDVDQPRNLAKSVTVE
- the rimI gene encoding ribosomal protein S18-alanine N-acetyltransferase, encoding MSAAVDDVVVRALTADDLPDLERMEVALFGAAAWSPESLAAEIVGPGRWYVGATVQGELVGYAGLWFDGYDAQVMTVGTDERFQGRGLGRRMLENLLAHARSVGAAVVLLEVRVDNDAAIHLYESLGFERLGKRRAYYQPGNIDAWTMRLDLRGDGAA
- a CDS encoding sulfurtransferase codes for the protein MTRTQVLVTVDELAAALAGDERPVLLDVRWALGRSDGHDDYLAAHLPGAVYVDLETELAAPPTPQDGRHPLPDLAALEASARRWGVRDDRPVVAYDAVGGMSAARAWWLLRWAGVRDVRLLDGGIAAWTAAGLPVEAGGVTAEGGDVVLVAGHLPTIDADEAAAWRGALLDARAAERYAGEVEPIDPRAGHIPGALSVPTAGNLTADGRFLTDEALRARFDVAGPVAVYCGSGVTAAHEIAALASIGVEAALYPGSWSQWSNDPERPVATGTTRAATPG
- the alr gene encoding alanine racemase, producing the protein MVAVSSFPARAVVDLAAIRANVRSLAAHAPTAQVMAVVKADGYGHGLLPTAAAAVAGGATWLGAAQVEEALALRRGGVVGPRVLTWLYAPGAPLRDAVEADVDVSVSARWALDELAAAARAAGRPARAHLKVDTGLSRNGLTPADLAAILPEVLRLRAEGAVEVVGLWSHFAFADEPEHPTVVRQGEVFAEALRTVEGAGVVLEVRHLANSAATLTTPSAHYDLVRPGVAVYGLSPVPQLGASEDFGLVPAMTLEAELANVKAVPGGSGVSYAHQYVTSRDTVLGLVPLGYADGIPRHASGTVERPGGPVRVGDRTVGVAGRVCMDQVVLDLGPGATEREGDRVELFGTGRDGGPTAQDWAESAGTISYEIVTRIGARVPRVHVDSEVVAP
- a CDS encoding LLM class F420-dependent oxidoreductase, whose product is MRFGLFIPQGWRQDLTGIAPRDHWQTMSGLATHADQGDSFESIWVYDHFHAVPEPNGEATHEAWSLINAFAATTSRVRLGQMCTCMAYRNPAYLAKVATTADIISGGRVEMGIGAGWYEHEWRAYGYGFPSAGQRIAMLDEGVQIFKQMWTNGTATLDGAHYQVDGAQLSPLPLQVDGPPLWIAGGGEKKTLRIAAEHAAYTNFDGSPEGFAHKSQVLRGHCEAIGRPFEEITRSANYNVVIGATEAEVDDRIAWVEEHLSNTVPEKAAEVAEDFRNGPLVGTPEQIVDKLRELEKLGMTYAITYFAEAAYDRSGIELFENEVVPALR
- the tsaB gene encoding tRNA (adenosine(37)-N6)-threonylcarbamoyltransferase complex dimerization subunit type 1 TsaB is translated as MPVLALDTSAAVAVALTDDTGALLAERSDAQQRRHAELLTPMVAAVLAEAGVDRRELTSVVVGTGPAPFTGLRVGLVTARTLALALAVPVLGVPSLDAVAARAGRVLQTGTDVLVATDARRREVYWSLYRTSEHGIEVLAGPEVAAAAEVAADPRAAGAVATGRGALLYADVLRGGTGSADVDLEALGLLDPDPAELARLALTRRAAGQALGTEPLYLRRPDAVPQPARKRVLG